The DNA region TGTCCCAAATGGGGGATCGTTATATATTGATAGGTGCCTGGACTGGGCTTGTTGTAGGGGTGCTGATAGGAATTCGTTTGTTCCTCAAAGCATGGAGCGGGATAAAGGAATTGAAAGAGGCAATAACGGATTTGCAGTAGTCAGCTTAAAAAAAGCAAGTCCCCCTTCCGCCCTGGAAACTCGAATAGACCGGAGTTTACGATGGGTGGAAGGGGGACTTGTTTTTTATAGAACCGTTTGTTACGGTAGGAATATACTTATTTAGAACTGTACCTGCGGTGCTGTTTCAGCTCCTTCGGAAGCTTCAAAGTAAGCACGTTTTTCGAAGCCGAACAGACTTGCAAGAATGTTCTTCGGGAAGCGGCGGATGGCAGTATTGAAGTTCTTTGCTGCATTGTTGAAGTTGGTACGTGCCACGTTGATACGGTTTTCAGTACCTTCCAATTGAGCTTGCAGTTCCAGGAAATTCTGGTTTGCTTTCAGGTCGGGGTAATTCTCAGTAATGGCAAGCAACTTACCCAATGCAGAAGTTACCGCACCTTGAGCTTTCTGGTATTCAGCCAGCTTTTCCGGAGTCAGATCATTAGCATCTACTTTAATTTGAGTAGCCTGGCTGCGAGCCTCTACCACACCTTCCAGAGTTTCTTTTTCATGAGAAGCGTATCCTTTTACCGTACTAACCAGATTCGGAATCAAGTCGGCACGGCGTTGATATTGTGTTTCAACGTTTGACCATTGTCCGCTTACGTTTTCATCCATAGTTACTAGTCCGTTATAACCAGTAACACCCCAAATGACGAGGAGAGCTAAAACAACAAGAATGATAATAGTTGATTTCTTCATACTTTTCTTTTATTAAATGATTATTATTAATTAGCTGCAAGTTACGAGCTACAAGCTACGAGTTGCTGCGCTATGATACCGAAAGGCACTTGTAGCTTGTAACCCGTATCTTGTCACTCTGAGAGTTTCAACTCTCAGAATCGGGAACCGGCACCTCCGCCACCTCCCATACCTCCACCGAAGCTGCCTCCGCTGAAGCCACCGCCTCCGCCGCCGCCGAAGCCTCCGCCACCGCCAAAGATGACCGGACCTCCTCCGCCACCTCCGCGATAGTTTTCATCATACGACTGTTTGCGGCGTACTATCTTGTGTCCGCAGTTGCGGCAAGTGTAGGTAACATCTTCCGTTTTTACTCCGTTGATCCGGGAAACCACTTTACTGCTGGTGCGTTGCAATTTGTGCTGTCCGCAGTTGGGGCATTTGCTTGCGGCACGTGCCGCCATCCAACCGATTCCTCCGGCAACAACAAAGAATCCGATAACTGCTGCCAGAATGCCGAAGAAGGAAATGTCTTCTTCATCATCTGTATCATTCACCATGCTACCGTCCAGTCTGCCGCATACGGCACGCACACCGGCAACCATACCTGCATCCCAGTTACCATCTTTCAGATAAGGAATCATGTCGCGTGTCTGGATACGTTTACAGATGGCATCGGGCAGATCTCCTTCCAGTCCATAACCTGTATAGAACTGGATGCAGCGCTGATCGGTCACCAGAAGAATGACCAGACCATTATTCTTTCCTTTCTTTCCTACACCCCATTCATTGAGCAGGCGGTGCGCAAAGTCAAAGCAATCATCATTGCCGATAGACGGAACCACGGCAACTACTGTCTCAATGCCGGTTTGTTGTTCCAATGCATACAACATACGGTCGATGCTGTCGCAGGCAGCCTGAGAGAGGATGCCGTCCGGATTGCAGACATAGCGCATTTTGTTCTGAAGATGTACTTTGGGAATATTGTCTGTAGTATAGACCTTCTGTGCCTGCACGGATAACAGCAGGCATAGGAATAAACTTATGGAGATTAATCTTTTCATACTAATATATTTGTGGGACGAATATAGGAAAAATCACATCAATAGATGTATTTACCTACAAAATTCTTCACACGTTCGGTGTATTCCTCCGGGTGATCCTTGTAGGACATGGCGTGTGTGGCACCGGGGGCAAGCCACAATTCTTTAGGTTCCGATTTTGCCTCGTAGAGAGGATATACCATCCAGGTGGGTACGTATGTATCTGCATCGCCATGAATGAAGAACATCGGCAGTTTGCATTTCCTGACCTGATTCAGCGAAGAAGCTTCCTTGAAGTTCCAGCCGTATTTCGCGTTGCACAGCCAGCTGGTGGTGTACATCAACGGGAACGGAGGCAGTCCGAACTGTCCCTTCAACTCGTAGGAAAATTCATCCCATACG from Bacteroides sp. MSB163 includes:
- a CDS encoding LemA family protein, producing MKKSTIIILVVLALLVIWGVTGYNGLVTMDENVSGQWSNVETQYQRRADLIPNLVSTVKGYASHEKETLEGVVEARSQATQIKVDANDLTPEKLAEYQKAQGAVTSALGKLLAITENYPDLKANQNFLELQAQLEGTENRINVARTNFNNAAKNFNTAIRRFPKNILASLFGFEKRAYFEASEGAETAPQVQF
- a CDS encoding TPM domain-containing protein; the protein is MKRLISISLFLCLLLSVQAQKVYTTDNIPKVHLQNKMRYVCNPDGILSQAACDSIDRMLYALEQQTGIETVVAVVPSIGNDDCFDFAHRLLNEWGVGKKGKNNGLVILLVTDQRCIQFYTGYGLEGDLPDAICKRIQTRDMIPYLKDGNWDAGMVAGVRAVCGRLDGSMVNDTDDEEDISFFGILAAVIGFFVVAGGIGWMAARAASKCPNCGQHKLQRTSSKVVSRINGVKTEDVTYTCRNCGHKIVRRKQSYDENYRGGGGGGPVIFGGGGGFGGGGGGGFSGGSFGGGMGGGGGAGSRF